A genomic region of Populus nigra chromosome 11, ddPopNigr1.1, whole genome shotgun sequence contains the following coding sequences:
- the LOC133668396 gene encoding disease resistance protein RPV1-like isoform X2: MASKLFSAGSFSSSSLSTECTYHVFLSFRGADTRKTFLGHLYNALVQAGIHTFKDDEELPPGEEISQHLKKAIQESKISIVVFSRDYASSRWCLNELVEILECRNTKGRTVFPIFCGVDPSHVRKQEGSFKKAFKAYEDKEEKEKINKWKNALKDAANLSGKDIYSTANGDESVLIKKIVKDVLNKLDIKNLNIPKYLVGIDSCVNNIIKSLNASDDVSMVGIRGMPGMGKTTIAKVVYQKLFQKFDGSCFLFDVNEKSKGPDSKVELQKQLIRETLGVNILKRKKISDVDSGISLIKNLLGNKKILLVLDGMDQPQQLDTFGGRSVFAKGSKIIITTTNEKLLAQLKVNKKHSVEEWDEEICLDLFNFHAFEGKTPEEEWAELSKVVVEQSGKLPSALVVLGNRFSQISERDEWEKEIYELRKFPDQIHSKLKGSYDSLEDDLKSIFLDIACFFVGEDVDFVASILGGRYRYCNNLRSRIQSLQERSLIRIDFDDTIMMNDLVQKMGREIVRQTSHKYPGKHSRIWDHEDALDVLINHMGTESVEGLALDEFDEDNMQTGTEDEEGLGTEDEKGLGTEDEEGRTLDVQASKFLTLRTEYFKEMRFLQLLRIDAVHLTGSFKIFPKGLIWLSWKGFTLNSLPLDFHLDNLIVLELQYSYNIKELKVLNKLKTLNLSYSKFTKTPNLLGLPCLEELILEDCERLVEVHESICLLKRLVSLNLNQCSRLKSLPSGISGLSKLESLLVEDCTNLQSISELPSSLETLDADGCEKLTEIQGIEDVSDCDFSLLGSNTLSKKFKKSLAEAPPSADSDGEVRLVIWAVCACEIESAECELGIKISTDDGFRLLEDSISPKSDNCSWIKYIVLEDIEAGDQLELSMEIIEGDNFVQVKELGFYLIEEKPNVEEGNGESRETAPKGKPNVDEPNDRRAIAYSAIDDKAEDSDVQETFLKKLYVEESDDSEATSSIDDEEENGSDGQETAKEKPNVKRRDYKQRMASSIDDVEEDGNDDRETAHGKPDVEEEDEDGKGSVNQGTTLHIYNERWNNYLRKELPKWDILEFAVCSEDTASLNDDEEYWDDDDSDSDSEGRSSVTSDD; encoded by the exons ATGGCATCCAAGCTCTTTTCGGCTGGCTCCTTTTCATCCTCTTCCTTGTCAACCGAATGTACCTATCATGTCTTTCTGAGCTTTAGAGGAGCAGATACTCGCAAAACCTTTTTAGGTCATCTTTACAATGCCTTAGTCCAAGCAGGAATCCATACTTTTAAAGACGATGAAGAACTTCCTCCTGGAGAAGAAATCTCCCAGCACCTCAAGAAGgcaattcaagaatcaaaaaTTTCGATAGTGGTCTTCTCCAGAGACTATGCCTCATCTAGATGGTGTCTCAATGAACTCGTTGAGATTCTTGAGTGCAGAAATACAAAGGGCAGAACTGTTTTTCCTATATTCTGTGGTGTTGATCCTTCACATGTTCGTAAACAAGAAGGGAGTTTCAAAAAAGCTTTTAAGGCAtatgaagataaagaagaaaaggagaagatcaACAAGTGGAAAAACGCTCTTAAGGATGCAGCCAACCTTTCCGGGAAAGATATCTATAGTACCGCAAATGG GGATGAATCAGTACTTATCAAAAAGATCGTCAAAGATGTGTTGAACAAATTGGAtatcaaaaacttaaatatacCAAAATACCTAGTAGGTATTGATTCTTGTGTCAATAATATTATCAAGTCTCTTAATGCCTCAGATGATGTTAGCATGGTAGGCATACGTGGGATGCCAGGAATGGGGAAGACAACCATAGCTAAAGTTGTGTACCAAAAACTCTTTCAAAAATTCGATGGAAGTTGTTTTCTCTTTGATgtcaatgaaaaatcaaaaggtcCTGACAGCAAGGTTGAGTTACAAAAACAACTTATACGTGAAACTTTGGGAGTAAATATtttgaagagaaagaaaattagtGATGTTGATTCTGGAATttctttgattaaaaatttacttggtaacaaaaaaattcttctaGTTCTTGATGGCATGGACCAACCGCAACAATTAGATACTTTTGGGGGTCGAAGTGTGTTTGCTAAGGGTAGTAAAATAATCATCACCACTACAAATGAAAAATTGCTTGCTCAACTTAAAGTTAACAAAAAGCATTCGGTTGAAGAATGGGATGAAGAGATTTGCCTTGACCTATTCAATTTCCATGCTTTTGAGGGAAAAACTCCGGAAGAAGAATGGGCGGAGCTTTCAAAAGTAGTGGTTGAGCAAAGTGGAAAACTTCCTTCAGCTCTCGTAGTTTTGGGGAATCGTTTTTCTCAAATAAGTGAACGTGATGAATGGGAAAAGGAAATTTATGAATTGCGTAAATTTCCTGATCAAATCCATTCCAAGCTTAAAGGAAGTTATGACTCACTAGAAGATGATTTGAAGAGTATATTTCTTGatattgcatgtttttttgttggagAAGATGTAGATTTTGTAGCCTCAATACTAGGAGGTCGTTATCGTTATTGTAATAATCTAAGAAGCCGAATCCAATCTCTGCAAGAAAGATCTCTCATAAGAATTGATTTCGACGATACCATAATGATGAATGATCTAGTACAGAAAATGGGAAGGGAGATTGTTCGTCAAACTTCGCATAAATATCCTGGAAAACACAGCAGAATCTGGGATCACGAGGATGCATTGGATGTGCTCATCAACCACATG GGCACAGAATCTGTGGAGGGTCTCGCCCTTGATGAATTTGATGAGGACAACATGCAAACT GGAACAGAAGATGAGGAGGGTCTGGGAACAGAGGATGAGAAGGGTCTGGGAACAGAGGATGAGGAGGGTCGCACCCTTGATGTGCAAGCATCAAAATTCTTAACTCTGAGGACAGAATACTTTAAAGAGATGAGATTTTTACAATTACTTCGGATTGATGCCGTGCATCTTACTGGGTCCTTCAAAATTTTTCCCAAAGGGTTGATATGGCTTTCTTGGAAAGGATTTACTTTAAATTCTTTACCACTGGATTTTCATCTAGACAACCTCATTGTTCTTGAACTGCAATACAGTTATAACATCAAAGAATTGAAG GTTCTGAACAAGCTAAAAACCCTCAACCTCAGCTATTCCAAGTTTACTAAAACACCAAACTTGCTAGGACTCCCATGTTTAGAGGAATTAATACTTGAAGATTGTGAGAGATTAGTTGAAGTGCATGAATCTATTTGCCTATTGAAGAGACTTGTTTCCTTGAATTTGAACCAATGTTCGAGACTTAAATCGCTTCCTTCTGGCATTAGTGGGCTTTCGAAGCTGGAGAGTTTGCTGGTTGAGGACTGCACAAATCTTCAATCAATCTCAGAGCTTCCCTCGAGTTTAGAGACATTGGACGCGGATGGCTGTGAAAAATTAACTGAGATTCAGGGCATTGAAGATGTTTCTGACTGTGACTTTTCTTTATTGGGCAGCAACActttgtcaaaaaaatttaagaagagTCTTGCTGAG GCACCCCCATCTGCAGATTCGGATGGTGAAGTCCGACTGGTTATTTGGGCTGTCTGTGCTTGCGAGATCGAATCCGCAGAGTGTGAGCTTGGTATCAAAATCTCAACAGACGATGGTTTTCGGTTGCTTGAAGATTCCATATCTCCTAAGAGTGATAACTGTTCGTGGATAAAGTATATAGTGTTGGAAGATATAGAGGCTGGAGATCAGTTGGAACTGTCTATGGAAATAATAGAGGGTGACAATTTTGTACAAGTAAAAGAGCTTGGGTTCTATCTGATTGAAGAGAAGCCAAATGTTGAAGAGGGCAATGGGGAAAGCCGAGAAACTGCACCCAAGGGAAAACCAAATGTTGATGAGCCGAATGACAGGCGAGCAATAGCATATTCCGCTATTGATGATAAAGCGGAGGACAGTGACGTCCAGGAAACATTCCTGAAAAAGCTGTATGTTGAGGAAAGCGATGACAGCGAAGCTACATCCTCTATCGATGATGAAGAGGAGAATGGAAGTGACGGCCAAGAAACAGCCAAAGAAAAGCCAAATGTTAAGAGGCGGGATTACAAGCAAAGAATGGCATCCTCTATTGATGATGTAGAGGAAGATGGCAACGACGACCGAGAAACAGCCCACGGAAAACCAGATGTTGAAGAGGAGGATGAAGATGGCAAAGGCAGTGTCAATCAAGGAACAACATTGCATATTTATAATGAGCGGTGgaataattatttaagaaaGGAGTTGCCAAAATGGGATATCTTGGAATTCGCTGTATGCAGCGAAGACACAGCATCCTTGAATGATGATGAAGAGTACTGGGATGATGATGACAGCGACAGCGACAGCGAGGGAAGGTCATCAGTAACTTCTGATGACTGA
- the LOC133668396 gene encoding disease resistance protein RPV1-like isoform X1: MASKLFSAGSFSSSSLSTECTYHVFLSFRGADTRKTFLGHLYNALVQAGIHTFKDDEELPPGEEISQHLKKAIQESKISIVVFSRDYASSRWCLNELVEILECRNTKGRTVFPIFCGVDPSHVRKQEGSFKKAFKAYEDKEEKEKINKWKNALKDAANLSGKDIYSTANGDESVLIKKIVKDVLNKLDIKNLNIPKYLVGIDSCVNNIIKSLNASDDVSMVGIRGMPGMGKTTIAKVVYQKLFQKFDGSCFLFDVNEKSKGPDSKVELQKQLIRETLGVNILKRKKISDVDSGISLIKNLLGNKKILLVLDGMDQPQQLDTFGGRSVFAKGSKIIITTTNEKLLAQLKVNKKHSVEEWDEEICLDLFNFHAFEGKTPEEEWAELSKVVVEQSGKLPSALVVLGNRFSQISERDEWEKEIYELRKFPDQIHSKLKGSYDSLEDDLKSIFLDIACFFVGEDVDFVASILGGRYRYCNNLRSRIQSLQERSLIRIDFDDTIMMNDLVQKMGREIVRQTSHKYPGKHSRIWDHEDALDVLINHMGTESVEGLALDEFDEDNMQTGTEDEEGLGTEDEKGLGTEDEEGRTLDVQASKFLTLRTEYFKEMRFLQLLRIDAVHLTGSFKIFPKGLIWLSWKGFTLNSLPLDFHLDNLIVLELQYSYNIKELKVLNKLKTLNLSYSKFTKTPNLLGLPCLEELILEDCERLVEVHESICLLKRLVSLNLNQCSRLKSLPSGISGLSKLESLLVEDCTNLQSISELPSSLETLDADGCEKLTEIQGIEDVSDCDFSLLGSNTLSKKFKKSLAEALCKRYEYSICLDGGSLPEWFISNPEEGYSLSFQAPPSADSDGEVRLVIWAVCACEIESAECELGIKISTDDGFRLLEDSISPKSDNCSWIKYIVLEDIEAGDQLELSMEIIEGDNFVQVKELGFYLIEEKPNVEEGNGESRETAPKGKPNVDEPNDRRAIAYSAIDDKAEDSDVQETFLKKLYVEESDDSEATSSIDDEEENGSDGQETAKEKPNVKRRDYKQRMASSIDDVEEDGNDDRETAHGKPDVEEEDEDGKGSVNQGTTLHIYNERWNNYLRKELPKWDILEFAVCSEDTASLNDDEEYWDDDDSDSDSEGRSSVTSDD, encoded by the exons ATGGCATCCAAGCTCTTTTCGGCTGGCTCCTTTTCATCCTCTTCCTTGTCAACCGAATGTACCTATCATGTCTTTCTGAGCTTTAGAGGAGCAGATACTCGCAAAACCTTTTTAGGTCATCTTTACAATGCCTTAGTCCAAGCAGGAATCCATACTTTTAAAGACGATGAAGAACTTCCTCCTGGAGAAGAAATCTCCCAGCACCTCAAGAAGgcaattcaagaatcaaaaaTTTCGATAGTGGTCTTCTCCAGAGACTATGCCTCATCTAGATGGTGTCTCAATGAACTCGTTGAGATTCTTGAGTGCAGAAATACAAAGGGCAGAACTGTTTTTCCTATATTCTGTGGTGTTGATCCTTCACATGTTCGTAAACAAGAAGGGAGTTTCAAAAAAGCTTTTAAGGCAtatgaagataaagaagaaaaggagaagatcaACAAGTGGAAAAACGCTCTTAAGGATGCAGCCAACCTTTCCGGGAAAGATATCTATAGTACCGCAAATGG GGATGAATCAGTACTTATCAAAAAGATCGTCAAAGATGTGTTGAACAAATTGGAtatcaaaaacttaaatatacCAAAATACCTAGTAGGTATTGATTCTTGTGTCAATAATATTATCAAGTCTCTTAATGCCTCAGATGATGTTAGCATGGTAGGCATACGTGGGATGCCAGGAATGGGGAAGACAACCATAGCTAAAGTTGTGTACCAAAAACTCTTTCAAAAATTCGATGGAAGTTGTTTTCTCTTTGATgtcaatgaaaaatcaaaaggtcCTGACAGCAAGGTTGAGTTACAAAAACAACTTATACGTGAAACTTTGGGAGTAAATATtttgaagagaaagaaaattagtGATGTTGATTCTGGAATttctttgattaaaaatttacttggtaacaaaaaaattcttctaGTTCTTGATGGCATGGACCAACCGCAACAATTAGATACTTTTGGGGGTCGAAGTGTGTTTGCTAAGGGTAGTAAAATAATCATCACCACTACAAATGAAAAATTGCTTGCTCAACTTAAAGTTAACAAAAAGCATTCGGTTGAAGAATGGGATGAAGAGATTTGCCTTGACCTATTCAATTTCCATGCTTTTGAGGGAAAAACTCCGGAAGAAGAATGGGCGGAGCTTTCAAAAGTAGTGGTTGAGCAAAGTGGAAAACTTCCTTCAGCTCTCGTAGTTTTGGGGAATCGTTTTTCTCAAATAAGTGAACGTGATGAATGGGAAAAGGAAATTTATGAATTGCGTAAATTTCCTGATCAAATCCATTCCAAGCTTAAAGGAAGTTATGACTCACTAGAAGATGATTTGAAGAGTATATTTCTTGatattgcatgtttttttgttggagAAGATGTAGATTTTGTAGCCTCAATACTAGGAGGTCGTTATCGTTATTGTAATAATCTAAGAAGCCGAATCCAATCTCTGCAAGAAAGATCTCTCATAAGAATTGATTTCGACGATACCATAATGATGAATGATCTAGTACAGAAAATGGGAAGGGAGATTGTTCGTCAAACTTCGCATAAATATCCTGGAAAACACAGCAGAATCTGGGATCACGAGGATGCATTGGATGTGCTCATCAACCACATG GGCACAGAATCTGTGGAGGGTCTCGCCCTTGATGAATTTGATGAGGACAACATGCAAACT GGAACAGAAGATGAGGAGGGTCTGGGAACAGAGGATGAGAAGGGTCTGGGAACAGAGGATGAGGAGGGTCGCACCCTTGATGTGCAAGCATCAAAATTCTTAACTCTGAGGACAGAATACTTTAAAGAGATGAGATTTTTACAATTACTTCGGATTGATGCCGTGCATCTTACTGGGTCCTTCAAAATTTTTCCCAAAGGGTTGATATGGCTTTCTTGGAAAGGATTTACTTTAAATTCTTTACCACTGGATTTTCATCTAGACAACCTCATTGTTCTTGAACTGCAATACAGTTATAACATCAAAGAATTGAAG GTTCTGAACAAGCTAAAAACCCTCAACCTCAGCTATTCCAAGTTTACTAAAACACCAAACTTGCTAGGACTCCCATGTTTAGAGGAATTAATACTTGAAGATTGTGAGAGATTAGTTGAAGTGCATGAATCTATTTGCCTATTGAAGAGACTTGTTTCCTTGAATTTGAACCAATGTTCGAGACTTAAATCGCTTCCTTCTGGCATTAGTGGGCTTTCGAAGCTGGAGAGTTTGCTGGTTGAGGACTGCACAAATCTTCAATCAATCTCAGAGCTTCCCTCGAGTTTAGAGACATTGGACGCGGATGGCTGTGAAAAATTAACTGAGATTCAGGGCATTGAAGATGTTTCTGACTGTGACTTTTCTTTATTGGGCAGCAACActttgtcaaaaaaatttaagaagagTCTTGCTGAG GCATTGTGCAAGCGTTATGAGTATTCGATTTGCTTGGATGGTGGTTCTTTACCAGAATGGTTCATCAGCAATCCTGAAGAAGGTTATTCGTTATCATTTCAGGCACCCCCATCTGCAGATTCGGATGGTGAAGTCCGACTGGTTATTTGGGCTGTCTGTGCTTGCGAGATCGAATCCGCAGAGTGTGAGCTTGGTATCAAAATCTCAACAGACGATGGTTTTCGGTTGCTTGAAGATTCCATATCTCCTAAGAGTGATAACTGTTCGTGGATAAAGTATATAGTGTTGGAAGATATAGAGGCTGGAGATCAGTTGGAACTGTCTATGGAAATAATAGAGGGTGACAATTTTGTACAAGTAAAAGAGCTTGGGTTCTATCTGATTGAAGAGAAGCCAAATGTTGAAGAGGGCAATGGGGAAAGCCGAGAAACTGCACCCAAGGGAAAACCAAATGTTGATGAGCCGAATGACAGGCGAGCAATAGCATATTCCGCTATTGATGATAAAGCGGAGGACAGTGACGTCCAGGAAACATTCCTGAAAAAGCTGTATGTTGAGGAAAGCGATGACAGCGAAGCTACATCCTCTATCGATGATGAAGAGGAGAATGGAAGTGACGGCCAAGAAACAGCCAAAGAAAAGCCAAATGTTAAGAGGCGGGATTACAAGCAAAGAATGGCATCCTCTATTGATGATGTAGAGGAAGATGGCAACGACGACCGAGAAACAGCCCACGGAAAACCAGATGTTGAAGAGGAGGATGAAGATGGCAAAGGCAGTGTCAATCAAGGAACAACATTGCATATTTATAATGAGCGGTGgaataattatttaagaaaGGAGTTGCCAAAATGGGATATCTTGGAATTCGCTGTATGCAGCGAAGACACAGCATCCTTGAATGATGATGAAGAGTACTGGGATGATGATGACAGCGACAGCGACAGCGAGGGAAGGTCATCAGTAACTTCTGATGACTGA
- the LOC133668560 gene encoding uncharacterized protein LOC133668560 — MGLSHLIQRSITKKLFSSKPSNILPSSWFLTDTTGKSFYHSGGSNGAKINSFDDTDSLKISKSSYHVSSGGFMRGVVFWEPNKPVTIEEFQMPRPKAGEVLIKTKACGVCHSDLHVIKGEIPFVSPCAIGHEITGEVVEHGELTDRKTIERFPVGSRVVGAFIMPCGNCFYCSKGHDDLCEDFFAYNRSKGTLYDGETRLFLRNSGKPVFMYSMGGLAEYCVVPAHGLTILPNSLPYTESAILGCAVFTAYGAMAHAAQVRPGDSVAVIGVGGVGSSCLQIARAFGASDIIAVDVQDEKLQKAKTFGATATINSKIEDPIERIKEITGGRGVDIAVEALGKPLTFSQCTQSVRDGGKAVMIGLAQAGAIGEIDINRLVRRKVQVIGSYGGRARQDLPKLVKLAESGIFNLTDAVTRKYGFEEAGKAFQDLNQGKIVSRAVVEIM, encoded by the exons ATGGGCTTATCTCATCTGATCCAGAGATCAATCACCAAGAAACTATTCTCTTCAAAACCCTCAAATATACTACCTTCTTCTTGGTTTCTAACTGATACTACTGGTAAGTCTTTCTACCATAGTGGTGGTTCTAATGGCGCCAAGATCAATTCTTTTGATGATACTGACAGTTTGAAGATCTCAAAGAGCTCATACCATGTTAGCTCTGGTGGGTTTATGCGTGGAGTTGTTTTCTGGGAGCCCAATAAGCCTGTTACCATTGAAGAGTTTCAAATGCCTCGTCCTAAAGCTGGAGAAGTACTTATTAAGACTAAAG CTTGCGGGGTTTGTCACTCTGATCTTCATGTTATAAAGGGTGAAATTCCATTTGTTAGTCCTTGTGCTATTGGTCATGAGATCACTGGAGAAGTTGTGGAACATGGGGAGCTGACAGATAGAAAAACTATTGAAAG ATTTCCAGTTGGCTCTCGTGTTGTTGGAGCTTTTATCATGCCTTGTGGTAACTGTTTCTACTGTTCTAAG GGCCATGATGATTTATGTGAGGATTTTTTTGCTTATAATCGATCAAAAGGAACTCTTTATGATGGTGAAACCCGACTATTCCTCCGTAATAGTG GAAAGCCGGTTTTCATGTACAGCATGGGAGGCCTTGCTGAATACTGTGTTGTTCCAGCACATGGATTAACTATATTACCGAACTCATTGCCATACACCGAGTCTGCAATTTTAGGATGTGCAGTATTTACTGCTTATGGTGCTATGGCTCATGCTGCTCAAGTGCGTCCTGGGGATTCTGTTGCTGTGATTGGAGTTGGTGGTGTAGGGTCAAG TTGTTTGCAGATAGCAAGGGCATTTGGTGCCTCTGATATTATTGCTGTGGATGTTCAGGATGAAAAACTTCAGAAAGCTAAAACATTTGGTGCCACTGCCACTATAAATTCAAAGATAGAAGATCCTATTGAAAGGATAAAG GAAATAACTGGAGGAAGAGGTGTGGACATTGCTGTGGAAGCCTTGGGCAAACCACTGACATTTTCACAGTGCACACAGAGTGTAAGAGATGGAGGGAAAGCTGTGATGATTGGACTTGCACAGGCTGGTGCTATAGGGGAGATAGATATCAATCGTTTGGTCCGTCGAAAG GTTCAGGTAATTGGCTCTTATGGAGGAAGGGCAAGGCAGGATCTTCCTAAGTTGGTCAAACTTGCAGAATCAGGTATATTCAATCTTACTGATGCTGTTACGAGAAAATATGGTTTTGAGGAGGCTGGCAAAGCATTCCAGGATCTCAACCAGGGAAAAATTGTCAGTAGAGCTGTTGTTGAGATAATGTAG